A window of the Tiliqua scincoides isolate rTilSci1 chromosome 5, rTilSci1.hap2, whole genome shotgun sequence genome harbors these coding sequences:
- the LOC136653590 gene encoding olfactory receptor 5AR1-like: protein MEMNNESAISEFILLGFGDVQDLQIPLFLLFLLVYIAAMAGNLLILLLIVADQHLHTAMYFFLGNLSVLELCYSTTILPQMLVIFLSGNKGIFIRLCIMQYFAFGGLAGTECYLLSVMSYDRYLAICKPLHYATLMSRRLCQYLACGSWISGFMASTIITSLMSQLTFCGPNVINHFFCDSFPILQLSCNDTQLASTLIFLLTSTFTFPPFVLTLASYVCIIVKVLRISSAAERQKTFSTCSSHLSVVTIFYGTLMIVYMLPETNELIDINKFFSVGYTVLTPLVNPLIYSLRNREVKRALKRVLHRCCN from the coding sequence ATGGAAATGAACAATGAATCTGCAATTTCAGAATTCATCCTTCTTGGATTTGGAGATGTGCAGGACCTGCAGATTCCTCTCTTCCTGCTCTTCCTCTTAGTTTACATTGCAGCCATGGCTGGGAACCTTCTCATCCTGCTTCTCATTGTAGCTGACCAGCATCTTCACACAGCCATGTACTTCTTCTTAGGAAATTTGTCGGTTCTTGAACTCTGCTACAGCACCACCATTCTACCCCAGATGCTGGTCATTTTCCTATCTGGGAATAAGGGCATTTTCATTAGGCTCTGCATCATGCAATATTTTGCCTTTGGTGGTTTGGCTGGCACTGAATGTTACCTTCTGTCTGTGATGTCTTATGACCGCTATTTAGCAATATGCAAGCCCCTTCATTATGCAACACTGATGAGTCGCAGGCTCTGCCAATATCTGGCATGTGGATCTTGGATCAGTGGCTTTATGGCCAGTACCATCATCACGTCATTGATGTCACAGCTCACTTTCTGTGGCCCAAATGTGATCAACCATTTTTTCTGTGACTCTTTCCCAATTCTACAACTGTCCTGCAATGACACCCAGCTTGCTTCTACATTGATATTTCTTTTGACTTCTACATttacctttcctccttttgtcctaacGCTGGCTTCCTATGTTTGCATCATTGTCAAAGTCTTGAGAATCTCTTCAGCGGCCGAGAGGCAAAAGACCTTCTCCACTTGCTCCTCTCATCTCTCTGTTGTGACCATTTTCTATGGGACCCTCATGATTGTCTACATGTTACCAGAAACCAATGAACTGATAGATATCAATAAATTCTTCTCTGTCGGCTACACTGTTCTCACACCCTTGGTAAACCCCCTCATCTACAGCCTGAGAAATCGGGAGGTCAAGAGAGCCCTGAAAAGAGTTCTTCACAGATGTTGTAATTAA